The following DNA comes from Serinus canaria isolate serCan28SL12 chromosome 1A, serCan2020, whole genome shotgun sequence.
aggccGAAAGCAAATCCATTTGGTAGCTGGAGATGTTATTCTCAAGTAACAAAATTAACTTAAACGTTGATATttagaaattgaaaaaatattttatactctAAAAAGCTCCATATGCACTTCTGTTTGGTTGTTTTAAAGTAACATATAACTGTTTTAGGTGAGTTTGGCAATTGAACAAATATATGGGGTTCTCTCAGTGCAGTACATCACTTGAAAATACAGCATGAGTTTtgtgttttatgtttttcaggTTGATGTAAACCGATACCAGGAAGGGGAggcacatttaaaatattttttccagtttttgagGTGGTTCAAAATAggtttattacagaaaaaaacttctgcCTGCATTCCTGTGAGCTTTCTGTCAGCATATTGTGCATTATTCCTTTTGTGACACAGCCCTTAAAAAGAAGCTATCAAACTGAAGTTTTACAGTGACTAATGGTAACAGATCTatacttaatttatttttctggcaatacaatgagttttttttttttaataaaagactCTGACTActttaagaaaatacaaatgggatgattaatttaaaaaaagtagttGATATAGTTATACTGCCTATTTGAAAGAGTAAGATCTGCTGAGACGGCTGTCCTGATAGAATGTGTAAAGCTCTTTGATATTCTGGTTTACAAGCAAAAGATAATTTCTCAGGAGTAATTTTAATGGACAAATCAGTGTTGTGGTTTGTAACTGCTAActattcaaattaaaaaatgattatacagaaatctgaaaatacaaaatattacaCCTGAGAGACAGGCTTCTTCAATGCCCTTAGCTTGTTTTACCATGAAGACTGATCAATTTGTTAAGACGAATTTAAACATTTAGCCACTGGTTTGACCATGATTTTTAAGGCAGAGCACTGGAGCTCTCCAAGCTAGAAGGACTGACCACTCAGGGTGCTTTatacctgttttttttttaatttttattttatttggtagACAACATTGAGCAGTGATCACTGCTCTTAGGCATTTGTCAGCAAGCCTGGAAACAGTACCTACTCAGAGTGTGTATTGCATCCAGGACAACAGAGCAACAGGAGCCCCGGGTCACTCAGATGGGAACACTGTGGTGTGATGCAGCTTGCTGGGAGCCCTCCTGCAGCATGATGCTGGCCTTGTACGTGCTGTACTAATGACACACCAGCCTCCCAAAACCAAATTGTGAGGATCAGctattttctcctctgctgcctggcagctcagggaagaCATGAGGCAGTTTTATACATTCAGGAGCCTGGAGTTCTGCCCACTGGGGGAGATTGATCTCTGAGGAGGGTCTATCCATCTGCAGAACAATTTGTTTAGATGTGTTTTTCTATCGCTGCCACTGTGGTTACTGTGTTTTTCCCAGTGAAGAGCACACAGAAGTTCCAAACTTTGCTCAGACAACTGACTGTGCAGCTCTTTTATACTTCTTTTTTCTGGCATTTAGTTTCCTCACCTGTCCACAGACTCAAGCCTGTAAGGTGAGCACAGGGCCCCCGTCCCTGTACTTTAGCAGCCCAGTGTGGGAGTCCTGCACAATGCGTGACCTGAGCTTCGTGTGTCTCTCCTTAATTTGAATGCTATAGTAGGTGCCTCTGTTTGTATTAGAAAATCTCACAAGTGagatttatatatatgtataccTTCAAGACCTTGGTACTTAGGACTGCTCTgacaaataaaatacagatagAGCCAGGGAGACAGAGAAGTAATTCCTGATATATTTATAAAGACTgatttatttcagtcttttaaaattGCAACCCTAAATGCCTAAGGTCCATGCTCTGGTGAAATGAGAAAAGAGAcctctttaaataaaaagctcGGGCTTacttttttcagtgttaaaatCTGTGCTGATCCCATTCAGTCACAGAAAATGGGTCACCCTGATTTCAGCTCTGTTACTTACAGGGAAAAGGACAAGGGGCACGGTCAGGGTTacagccaccagcactgccaggcgAACTGACAGCAAAAGGGTGTCAAATGTGTACACTTTAGTGTATGTATGAAGAAGCTCATCTTCAACTTCTCCtatgaaaaggaaacagaaaggagTTAACTCACTTAAGCAGTACCTTGCACATTTAAAAGGATCTTTACACTGCAGTCAGATAAGAGATAAGATTAACTTTAGCCCAGCTGCTGTCTTTAGATACAAGTTATGGGCTAGAcatgaaaaaggaattttcccaCTGTGACTGATACTAGTCCATCATTCAGAGATGATGAGGGTAATACAGCTCTGAGGTGATTCTTTGTACTCTAGTATCTTTGAGATGACTTTGAGAAAGTCATTAAGTGGATGTAGAACCTGaggtaaaaataatttctgtgacaTGAAACAACTCACTGAGCTGGTAACAGCTCCTTTTGACCTCCACCCAGATGTCTCAGCTCTCAAGCAGAGCCCTCTTGCCCCAGTGATAGGGAGCAGAGTGTGCTGTATCATTCACTTCTCTGTTGTATGGAGGGACTAACAAAGTAAAAGATGTGGCGTTTGCACAAAATGGTGTGCTAATAGAGGGACTACTCTGTTTGTCTATCAGTTAGTTTAGCtcatccagattttttttttacactagAATGATTTGCACCTGTTTTTCAGCATAGATGAAACTGAACTAGTGGCGTCAGAGACAGATTGGATAGCACTTAATAGTGTCATGTAAAACTGTTGAGCACTGGAGTATATTTAGTACTCTTGGCCTTTGCCAAGAGTCAAGTTTACAGCAGCTTCTTGTCTGAGTTCACAAAGTCAAGGGAAACAAAACTGGCCCCCCAGTAGGTGCCTTGGAGTCTCACAGGTGAGGCCTGACAGTTGGATAAGTCCCACAGTTCACTCAGAAGGTTACACACTAAGTATTGTAATTGAATGTTGATTAAACTTGGATTCAGGCCCCCAGAAAATGCATTAATACTTGAGTCTCTGTGATAGAACCAGCCCGTCTGCATTAAAAAGTGAGGGAAAATTCTGCAGAGAACAGTGTTTTGACCTACCATAGAAGGTAAGATAGCCAAAGAGGGCAGCCAGAAGATACATGATAAGCATGCCAGTGATGGAGATGTTTGAGACGTTCTGCATCCGCTTTCGGGAGCGACTGAAGtacaaaagaaagagaacacCAGTCCTATAAAGACTCTATTTGTACAAGAAGTGCTCTGAAGGGTCTTAGCTCTCTGACACATCCTCACCAGATAGAAAGTTCATAGCAAATATATTAGTTACATAGAGCTCTTGATGCTTTACAactctgtgcagagcagcacagatttATGAAATGTGTTAAAACTGCCTTTCTAGTGCTTTTACTGTGGCAACATAAAAATGTGCCACATTATTTTGTATATCACAATTTACTAAATGTCAATCTCAAATGGTATATTTTAGACTaaaaaaatggagggaaaagaatTACAGGTCTGTTGGCAATAATAGACAAGAGTTTTCAGCCAACTCTATATGAACATACTCTTATATCTACAtagggctgctctgcaggcttAAGAACCCCTTGCAGATCATATCCTTCCCTCATAAATCCTTTGGTTAAAGAAAATCTTCATCTTATAGGACCTGCAAGCATTTTCCCAAGATATATTAGAATTTTTATGGCTTCTGAGGTTAAACCTACTGAAATAGGTGGTAATGGCTCTTAGCCTTCTTGAATTTTGCAGCACACCCTCCTGTAATGCAATTTTTGCTGTTCAGCAAATGACTTCATTAGCCCTTCCCAGCCATTAACTCTGTGCTGTTTTAAGCAAGTATATTTGTTTTTTGATATTTGTTAAGCAAAGCAGGCTGAGTGAAGAAGCTATTTACGACACCCAAATCAATGGCATCCCAAGAAACTTTAAGAGTAAGCAGCAACTGACACAGACAGAGAACACATTTAGGTATTATTAGAAACCAGAATTATCTGTTTCAGTGCAACCAAGTTTCCCAGTTTGTTTCAGATCATTTGAAGGACTTTCCAGATTCTTCCTTTACTAAGTAATATTGATCAATGCAGTGGTTCTGTCACAAATATCTGACTACAAGACCAAAGCAAAGCCAAAATCTGCTGACAGTGGAAAGCAATCATTCACTCTCACGTGGGTGTTCATATCCCAACAATCAATGGACAACATGTAGAAATTTATCTCTATCTATGGTTAACTGGAAGTATTGGACAAAATTTAAGAACCTTACTCTTTGAGTTCACTGTATATTGGTAGCACCTCAGGGTGGCATACGAATGCAAATGCCAGGATGGGTATTGCATAGGCAGTCTGTAAAATAAAGCTCCCATTAGTAAGAATGGTCACGCCTGTACCTCTGACTTTTGGCAGGCAGCAGTTTAGCTGTGGCACGAGTGGTGGAAGACAAGTTCTACAGAATCTCCCTTACCCGTGAGTTGAACACAAAGTATTTGGGATGGCACTTGTCACTGTTGTCGCTGTGTGCTTCGTATTCCACACCGCTTTTCGGGGAGATATCTTTTGGCTCCTCAAGGCTTGGGAAGTGCCCAGCTGTGTTGTCCATCATGAAATTCACACCAGAACCAAGTGACTCATTTGATAACATGACCAGGTGCATTGGCACTGTGCTATTGGTGGCGGTCCAGTTTTCAACCCCGTGGTCCATGATGGGAAGAGGACAGGGTATTTGGGATTTCTTGAAGATCACCTACAAAAAAGTAAGCAATGTTATCAGAAGAATGTCACAACAGGAGATTACACATCTGTGGTATTCCAACAGAAGTATAAACAGATACCGAGAAAGAGAGGCAACAAGAAACCAAGTGCTACCAATTCTGCCTCTTCTGCAAATATTTGTTGTTactctgcctctgctgttttcctgttttatttttaattctcaaGTGGTTTTTAAACcgatttttttttattctgacttCATTCAGCAATAGGTTGTTGATTTGATTAACTTGCAGTGGCTATCCTAACATAAAATTGCCACGGTATGAAGTATAAAAGTGTTTAAGGTTTACAGAGTCTGTATTTGTCTGGCGGCAATACCCAAACAGTCACCTACCACACTGACAAAGAAAACCATACAGGTCAGCGAAAACCCACTCGTATAACCAAGATAACCTGtgcagcaagaaaaacaaaacagaacaaaatagTTCAGTTACATTGAAATTCACAATCCTTATAGGACTAAGAAATGACTTTAAGCAGGGCATTAAGCTTACCTAAGCTTTTtaggagggagaggggaagaatAATCACAACTGTTACAAGTATGACGAGGTAGTTCCCATTAAGGTACCATTCTCTAaagaggaagaataaaaataaaaataatcatcaCTGACATCAAAGTGAAAAAACTTTTATCTCAGGTtcaggctgggaaaaggcaCCTACCCAGAGTTCTCCTCAAGTTTCATAAATGCTCTGATGACTTCAGGAAGttcatatttaataataaagagGTAGCTTGAcattgctggaaaaaaacccaaacaaaaaaaacaccttcaGAAAACTGAGTTTCCAAAACTGTAGttccaaaaaaaggcaaaagcttTTGCTAAAGTagagaaattttgtttaaataacaGTGTgactaaataaatatataaatccTTTATATTCTTATGAACCTGTTCTGAATGACATCTAACATACTGTGTTAGAATACAATGCAGTTACTACTGAATTTGTAGCATACTTAAATCActattaatttttccttttgcttttttgtatACATGTTTTTCTCCAATGGATGCTGTCCGTCCCCCTTCCGTAGTAACTTTAGATTTATTTCCTCTAGACCTTTTCAGCTGCtttatccttctttcttccaGTGTCTTCTCTATATATAAACAAATCAACTCGTTGTCAAGATTCCTGATGTAAGAGTGGACTTCTATACATCTCATTTAAAATGTACTGccagaaataaagctttttttcatttgtttttttcatttgttttatgtTTGTCACAGAGAGGTCTCTAAAGACCTATGGATCAATCTAGACAAAAACTAGAGGAACAGCCATTCCTCTTTAATAGGGAAGCATACTTAATTTCTGAATTCCACAAATTTGATATCCAGGcttgaggaaggaaaggaatacCGTAGAATAACACCTTTCATGAACAAAATCAAAAAGTCTTTTGCAGTACAGAGATGTTAACTACCTCTGTCTGTGTAGCAAAGTTGCTATAACAGGACAGTATTGATCTATTGATGGAGATTTGCAAACATAGCAAGTTCCAATAGAGAAATCACCAAAAAATCTGCATAAATTTAATTGACTAATGGCACATTTCATTTAAGTTTCAATTATCTCTCCTTAAGGAATCtgtaaaaaattacaaactccctttttctttcagacCAGGTGCTCTTCAGCCTTCTAAAAGGCTTCTCCCAGGatagtaaaggaaaaaaagcttcgTTGAATGAATGTACACTCTATTTCCACTGTTTATATTGGTATGTCTCCTGTTCTGAGAGGATGGAAGTTATTTGATAGATATTTGACAGGAAGTATCTCTGTGGGTGAGTACAttcaaaaattactttaaacaTGCATTTTAGGAATAACACAACCCAACTGTTAGCTGAAGGAATAATTCAAATATATtcattcagctgaaaaatgaacCACTGAAAAGTCTTTTGTGGAGAAGTCAGAACCCTGTGCTGTTCCTTTTCGGTCAGACTAATCTTTTCCAAGTTGAAGCAGATGCTTCAACTAGATGCTAAGGTCAGACTGAGCCATACTCAATAAAGAGAATGGCCAGTTCCTTGTGGACAGTCAGTCAGGCCACTTTAGCCATCACTGAAGCCTTTTCACTGGCCATGGAGAGATCTCAGGTAACTGTCTTTCATCATACACTGAAGTGTCAGGCAGCTGAAAAAAGTGAGATGAATTCCTCGTGTCCTCCATTTTCACAATACAATGTATGCTGTATCTGACTCATCTCTGATGCCATCTAGCCAGACAAAGGAGAGAATAAAATCACTTCTGTTCTGTAGGAAGAGCATTGGAGGCTAGAATACTTTTGTCTCTTACCTCCAATATTCTGCATTGTGACTGAAATGAAGACACCACACTTCCCAGGCCAGCCAAATgccttttctcccagtttttcaTATATTAAtgatcctgaaaaaaaacccaaaaaaaaccaaaacaaaaaagtgggCCACTACATTGGACATAGTTGATGAATTGCATTCCAATGTAAAATACATGCATGCAATAGAGACTCTCTGTCAATCACAGCCTCCTACCTCCTTCTTTTGATATCTTCAGTAAAAGGTGGACTGAGTAGAGTGACAATATTGCTACGCTGAGCAGCAAAACTCTGCAAGGCAAAGCAGAAATCAGAATCCTAAACAGGACATCAGATACACTCAGTTGATTTGAACATACACTTGCTCATTCTAATGAAGTTCAACATGCCCTAAATAGCTTTCAGCAAGTTTGTTCTTTGGTCTCCCAGTGCTAAATGCAGAGATAAGTGTCAGCCATAGTTTATGTGTGAGTACAGTTGCACCTTACACACTCTAATTGCCCCTGAAGTCTTGGTGAAGTCCAGTAAGTGCTAGTTCTGTGCTAACCCACAAGGACAAATCTCATATCTTAACAAGATCACACTAAAGTAAGCAGATTTCCATGCAAGAATCTGGTCTTTGCACTCTCACCTGTCCTCTGACTTCTCATTTTCAAATCTCTCCTTGATCAGAGCTGTcaagaaaacccacaaaaatgaAACCCAAAACCAAATTGTGACTGGGACAACTTCAATGCTACCTCTTAGTTGGTCACTGCTTTTGACTTCTGCCATATTACTGTGCAGTGGAGGATAGTTGCCTGCTGTGTGAGTACATTAGAAATCTTCCATCATGTTAAAGCATGGCACAACACTGGAAAACCTGCTCTTGGAGCACTGGTAGCTTAGCTTGTAGTCTTAGTCTGCTTGAAGATACTGGTACCTAAGTTCAATAATTCTGATTACTGCCATGTTCTTGCCACACAACAGGTGCATCCTATGTGATTTCAGCTATCTGCTTCTTGTAAACTGCTTGTAAAAAATGTAGCTTTGTATGACATTTTcagggcacagcactgtgcACAGCATATCTTATTACCTTAACCATCTTGTTATCAGCCTGGCAAGTGGTAGTGAGGAAGGGAATAACATGACAGAGATAGAAAATATGGATGCGCTTTATCCCATGGCTGAACAGGAGGTTGTGCCCAGCTTCCACTCCCCTGAACACGTGGTTTGGTGTAGACACTGACAGCCAGGTTCATAAATCAGTTACAATCTAGGAGCAGACTCAGGCCCTGGGCCTGGGTGATGACCACCAGACCATCACAATTTCCTCTGAAGTTTCCCTCTTCAAGAGAGGCAGACAGTGCTGCCACCTTGGTGTGGCCAGGGCTGTCTCCTGCTGTGGGCTCGTGCAATATGATAAGGGGGGGGTCATGTCTCAGGTGACACTGCATCCTGCTAAGGTGGCATCCTCCTTGATCAGGGGCACCCATACAGCTGCTGTTCAGAGACATGATCTCCTTGTTCTGACACATGGCACATAAACCAAAGTCCTCCTGGTTGCCCTTGCTAAATCATGCTGGGAAGCAGAAATATTGCTTTTGGAATTTTGAGAGCCTTCTATTTTCCTTCACCCTGTAGAAAACCTTCCAACATGAAAGCACTTGGGCAACATGAGAAGactaaattacaaaaaatttaGATGATGCTGCCAGCATCATATCAATTAGAATTCATGTCCAGTAGTTTCCATTTAGCAGATGGGATTTTTGTGTCCCACAAACACTAACATCAAGTGCTGTAAAAAGAGAGCAGCTTCAAGCAAGTGGATAACTGCTGTGTGGGTAACTGTATCTACACACAAGTCcatacttttaaataaaattccttcCTTTACCAAAAGGGAGAATGTTCTCATGCAGGAAATAGCATAGTAAAGAAAGTGAATTGTGGGGGGAGATACCTTTCTTTTTGGCTTTAGCATTACTCCCTACTTTAGCACTGCCAACAGAGCTGATATCATTAGGCTTGCATCATAATTTTTAGCCACCAGTCAGTATGAAGAGAGTTTCAAAATACAGATACTATAAaggtaatattttttccctgttagtGAGACATAACATATCAGAGTTTTCTTTCCAGTGATCATTTATGAACACATCAGTTAGTACAGTTAGTGCTCAGGGAAagttggaggagaaaaaaatcctacattTTTCTGACTCTGATAAAATGTCAGTTTTAGAACTGGCTTCCAATTTTTGCTCTGCAAACACTGTATCCAAACCAGCTGAGTGCAGGTGTTATGAAGTGCTTATACAGAAAAGCATTTGAATCTACAActaattttcagttaaaaattatATTGGCAAAACAGGAGATGTTTCTTAGCAACTGTAAGCTACatgtaacattttaaatgctgttgtTATCATAGTTACCCAGTCCCCACAAGCAAGGAGCTCTATAAAAACATGCTAGATTTCAGTAATGTCAAAAATGGCTAATTGTCACACAGTAATAACATGGTTTATTCCAGTCTCATGAAAGGCTAAAATTAAGGCTTCaagctaaaattaaaatcagttatttaaaaaacccctcaaatttatttttgatggAGTTCATCTCATTAAAAGGAGCCAGATGGTAGCCATTGATTAAAAAGCTTCCCATGGCTATATGTTACTGTCTGTCAAAAGCCATTCTGTGTAGATGCTGTTTGTCAGTCACAGACCAATGATGTCCTTTGTGCACATTAGGGACAGACAGACTTGAAGTGGCAACATGTGATCTGTGAATGCCTTTGCACTCAAAGCCTGTTGCCATTTCAGAATATATCAAATGCTCTTCTTCCATTTCTACATAGTCATTAGATAATTGGGGTGATGCAAACATATTTATGGGTGATTTAATTCCCTTGTTGGATTCCTGTACTGAACTGGCAAGAGCAGCCTTGTTATTTTGGGACCATCATGCTGttctttccttctgattttTGACTGCACAATATCAATTCACAGTC
Coding sequences within:
- the SLC38A4 gene encoding sodium-coupled neutral amino acid transporter 4, which encodes MDRMELQKVNIEPDDQSNSGESLEDNYREPADSEKAAINSPFASDDAESQKFLTNGYLDKKKLEDYNEECHRGRTSFGMSSFNLSNAIMGSGILGLSYAMANTGIILFIVLLLSVAILSLYSVHLLLKISKEGGSLIYEKLGEKAFGWPGKCGVFISVTMQNIGAMSSYLFIIKYELPEVIRAFMKLEENSGEWYLNGNYLVILVTVVIILPLSLLKSLGYLGYTSGFSLTCMVFFVSVVIFKKSQIPCPLPIMDHGVENWTATNSTVPMHLVMLSNESLGSGVNFMMDNTAGHFPSLEEPKDISPKSGVEYEAHSDNSDKCHPKYFVFNSRTAYAIPILAFAFVCHPEVLPIYSELKDRSRKRMQNVSNISITGMLIMYLLAALFGYLTFYGEVEDELLHTYTKVYTFDTLLLSVRLAVLVAVTLTVPLVLFPIRSSISALLFPKRPFSWIRHFLIAAVILAFNNLLVIFVPTIKDIFGFIGASSATMLIFILPGAFYLRVVKKEPLRSPQKIGALIFLIVGIIFMLVSMTLIVMDWIYNPPSSRHH